From the Musa acuminata AAA Group cultivar baxijiao chromosome BXJ3-1, Cavendish_Baxijiao_AAA, whole genome shotgun sequence genome, the window TGTAGTGTGAGGATGTTGTAGTTCGGCAGTCAGCATGTCATCTCTGGACTTCAACATGCAACCAAAGTTAGGACACCGTCGCAAGAATCAAACTTGGAGAGGTGGAGATAAAGGGTGGTGTTGAAATACTAAGGACATTATTGAAATATACAGTTTGATGCGGCTTTTAACCTCCACAGCTGGCTGGTGCGACAATCTTCTTGCTATGGGTATTAGATGATAGTTTAGAATCTTCTGTACCTGTTCACTTCTTGTTAAAGTTGAATTGGCTTTTCTAGTAGATTGTGCATATTCTCCTCGTTAAGCTGCAGATGTAGATTCAAGATTTTTGTTTCTACTGGTAGGATGGGGGATGTTCATTGACATATAATCATTTTTGGTCTTGTTATGACATAATTTAGTTTATGAGTCATATTGTTTAGTTTCTTACCTATTGGCAGCATGTACTGAAACTACAGCATGGTTTTGGCATGAaagtagggaaaaaaaaaaagaatactggATTGAGAAGAGACAAAGCCAAGTAGCTTTTGCTGTATAATCAAACTTTCTGCAGATATTATGTTGTTCTCAAACTGAATCAAATTGGCCTCAGATTGCAGCTTAAAAGatttactctctttttttttttgtatcattaGGAGGTCCAAAGCTTTTTCTTATATAGTTTTTCACCAACTAGGCTTGTTGACATTTTTATAACTTTTTggttttaatgaattattatatgaTCTCATATTTGAGTCTTAGTAGAAACCTCAATTTTGTAGGTTTGAGTATGGGATTTGGGAGTTGATCGAATTAAATTTAGGGCCTCATGAGTTATGTCTGGAACCATTATTTATATCTGGGCCCACTTTAAATCTCCTGGAAAAAGACcataaaagaagagaaggaaatagAATTCGATATAAGACGACATCCCAATTAAGGGCCAACCGTTCTCAGACTGGAGCCGCAATGGCCACAGCCATGTCGATAGCGTACCATAaacccccttcttcttcttcttcttcttcttcttcttcaccatgGTCATCATCACTAATTCCTGCACCACGTGGTGGCTCCTCCTCTGCTTCTTCGGCGGCGTCGCCTACCAGGCGTGAGGAGCGGCGGAACTTGccctcggcggcggcggcgttggTTGCGGGCGGAACCGCAGCCCTCGTCATGGCGGCGTCGGCGCAGGCGCTGCCGGTCGACGCTCCCGTCTTGGCGCTTGCCGCCCTCCGAGAGCCTGAGAACGCGCTCTCGTTGCCCACCTGGGCCGTCCACGTCTCCAGCGTCATTGAATGGTGACTTCCTC encodes:
- the LOC135629324 gene encoding uncharacterized protein LOC135629324; amino-acid sequence: MATAMSIAYHKPPSSSSSSSSSSPWSSSLIPAPRGGSSSASSAASPTRREERRNLPSAAAALVAGGTAALVMAASAQALPVDAPVLALAALREPENALSLPTWAVHVSSVIEWVIAMVLVWQYGEKSGFQTWKGLTWGMVPLLGGALCACTWHFFYNAESLEILVALQAALTVLGNMTMCFAAFRIYKASQEGSKSS